AGATTACAAGCTTTCCTAACCCACACCCCGCAAGGGGACTGAAACATATAAAATACTTCACGCCATAATAACGACTGTCTTCATCCTTTCCTAACCCACACCCCGCAAGGGGACTGAAACTTTAAGCCCACAACTTGGTTTGATAATTTAATACCCCTTTCCTAACCCACACCCCGCAAGGGGACTGAAACTGCTCTTGCAATAGGTGCATAGCTAACAAGAGTCATGATCCTTTCCTAACCCACACCCCGCAAGGGGACTGAAACATCCATCAAGTTTTGAGCAGTAGTTAGATCCACACCCCTTTCCTAACCCACACCCCGCAAGGGGACTGAAACTTAGCAACATGTCTGCATTGCGTTCAGCGTGGTTCATGTCCTTTCCTAACCCACACCCCGCAAGGGGACTGAAACTCCAGATAATATCACTTTTTTGTGCGCAACTGAAAGATGTGGTGGCAACTCTTTCCTAACCCACACCCCGCAAGGGGACTGAAACTTTAGAATGGTGTTTAACAAGACTTCAGAAATAGCAATTCTTTCCTAACCCACACCCCGCAAGGGGACTGAAACGGTGATTGTCATCACCCGTTGGGCGTTCGTTAGTTTCAGCTTTCCTAACCCACACCCCGCAAGGGGACTGAAACATACTCACCTTGGAAAGTGAGAGAAGCACCGTTACCCATGTCGCTTTCCTAACCCACACCCCGCAAGGGGACTGAAACAGCTAGACCACTGCTTAAAGTAGTTAGAGTTTCTGCTTTCCTAACCCACACCCCGCAAGGGGACTGAAACCACCCTTTCGTGCGAGCCGCCATGAGAACAAGATTGTAAATCCTTTCCTAACCCACACCCCGCAAGGGGACTGAAACTTGTATATAGTCCGGCACCTGTTTGTCGTGCGGAATAATCCTTTCCTAACCCACACCCCGCAAGGGGACTGAAACACGCAGCGATACCTACAGAGATTCCTAAACCAATCAAAACTTTCCTAACCCACACCCCGCAAGGGGACTGAAACCCTTCCCATTTGCAACCATCATAGCGCTCTCGTTTTTTGACCTTTCCTAACCCACACCCCGCAAGGGGACTGAAACCCGCCATTACCGCCAGTAGCAGTTTGGTCACCGACGCTTTCCTAACCCACACCCCGCAAGGGGACTGAAATTGAGACTCCCCCCTTTTCTAAGGGGGGCTAGGGGGGATTCTCCATAAACTCCGCTAAAAACAGAGCCTAGACAAGCCAAAACATAGTTCCGTAACCTACTGACACCCCTTCCGCCCTTCGGGCACCTTCCCCAAGGAAGGACAAAAACTATCTTTATCTTTTGTTTGAAAGGGGGACTTTTTTGACTTACTCCTCAAGGGGACTAACCTATGTGTCCCAATGGTTAGTCATGGTCGCATCCCGATGACGCTCCTACATAAATGACGGCGACGTAGGAGTTGTTCGCAAACCTCAAATTTTAATCGACGAAAAAATACCTTTTTCAATTTCAGTCCCCCAAAGAGTACCGAAATTGAAAATTCTGAACTGAGAACGACAGATTATTAAGGAGAAAAAAGAAATAAATACTAAAGGTTGTTTCCGCGAGGCTTTGTGAGGCGATCGCCCTTCAGACATTGAGAAAGCCTGCGGGGAAGACCTGTAAAGTTATAGAGACCTTTGTGACGAGAGAGTTGTCTGGATATGGCGGTGCAGCTTGATTTGATGAAATTATCCAAGCGCAAGCACACGGATATGGTGGGGCTACGCTTTGAACTGTGCGCCCAGCAGGATTTTGTGTTGAGGGCGCATTACGCAAAGGGTTTACACGCTTGGTTTCTCAACCAAATCCAAGATTACAATCCCCCCTTGTCCACCTATCTCCACGACGGGCAATCCGAAAAACCTTTTTCCATGTCGCGTTTAGGGGGCGGCACTGTCGCCGAAAATCTCCGTCTCGTAGCCGGCGATCGCCATGAATGGTCATTGCACCTATTGTCCCCAGAAGCAGTGGATGGGGTGTTGGCATGGCTGTGGGCAGTGAAGCCATCGCTGCTGTGGCTAGGGAGCGGCAAAGTTACTGAGCTAACCATTGAGCGAGTCAGTGTGAGCCTACAGCCCAATACCTATCAGGGTTTATGGCGAAAAAAATTGCGGGATAAAGTGACCTTGAGTTTTCTATCCCCTACTGGGTTTCGTCGTCGCGGTGGACATTTACCGTTGCCGCTGCCCCGCAATATTTTTCAGAGTTATTTACGGCGATGGCAGGATTTTTCGGGGTTTGCGGTCGAGACCAATAATTTTTTGGATTGGGTGGATGAGTTTGTCGTTATTCGGCAGCACCGCATCGAAACACGCTCTGTTGCAGCAGGGAAAGCAGGCGCAGTGACGGGGTTTATCGGTTCTGTGCAGTTTGCGGTGCGACCGGAGGGGAAGAATCAGAAAAACTTTTGGTGTTTATTTTCGGCTCTGGGGTCATTTGCGCCCTATTGCGGGACGGGTCACAAAACGTCCTTTGGGCTTGGTTTTACGGTTTCAGGACAAGTGGATTTACCTGTTCTCATTGATCTAGACGAGCAGCTTTTCTTGCAACGGGTGGAAAGTTTAAGAGAACTATTTTCGGCTCAACGGCAAAAGTATCAGGGCGATCGCACCCAACGGATAACGGAGCTTTGGGCATTGATCTTTGCACGCAGAGAACGAGGAGAATCTTTGCAGGACATCGCCTTTGACCTCGGCATTCATTATGAAACTGCCAAAACCTACCTAAAACGCGCTCGGCGATCGCTCAGTAATCTCGAATATGATCATTCCGAATAAGTTCTAGAGGGTTTCTAGTGTCCTTCCTTGGGGAAGGTGGCCTTAGGCCGGAAGGGGTTTCAGAAGGTTACGCCACTTACACTAATTTCTAGTGAAAAAGGAATTCTATTTCTTATTCGAAGCGACTAAATCTCTAGATGCCATCGGTCTGTTTTAGGTTCTGGAGTTCCACAAGTAGCCCCGGAATTTCGTCGGTAATGATGCTCCAGATAATGTCATCGTCTATGCCGAGATACTCATGAATAATGCGGTTACGAGTGGCGATGATTTGTCGCCAAGGGATTACTGGATATTTTGCTCGAACGTCCTGTGGAATATTGGTTGCGGCTTCACCGATGAGTTCCAGATTTCTGAGAGTTGCGTCGTAATACAGTTCGCTCTGAATAAAGCTTTCTTGGTCAAGACCCTGGGTGTAACGTTGGACTTTTTCGGTAAAGCGAATCATATCGTCAATATAAAATCGCCATTCCCTCGCCGGAGTATTTCTAGACATAAATCTTTTCTGCATCGATGTAGGGTTGCAGTTCGGGACGCAGGGCATTTTCTGTCACCAGATCAACGGGACAGTTTAAAAGGTCTTCGAGGTGAAAGAGTACGCCAAAATATCTTTTCGCGGTGGCTTTGCCTTCAAAGCTAATCAAAATGTCTACATCACTTTTGTCGGTGGCGGTATCCCTTGCAGTAGAACCAAACAAGGCTAATTTTGTTACGCCGTACTGTTCTTGAAGTAGGGCTTTATTTTCAGCTAAAAGGTCGAGCACTTGTTGCTTGGTCATCATTCTAGTGTCGGGTCGTTTTTTAATTTTAGGAGACAAGTTCAGTGGCTTTGACTTTTTCTGCTCAACTAAGGCTGAAACTCGTGGGCCAATACTTGCTCAACAAAAGTAATCTTTAGATTTTCTTCTTTTTTCTTTCCTTCATCTCTCACTTTTCGAGGGCAGAATTCAAGATTTCGGTATCCTTTGGGGGACTGAAATTCAAAAAGGGATTTTTTCATTGCTGAAAAATATCTTGCGAAAAACCCTAATATCACCATTTATGTAAGGGCGACATCGAGATGCGCCCACGACCAATCATCGGAACACACATTACCTTGCCTGTTCAGTCCCCTTGCGGGGTGTGGGTTAGGAAAGACACCAGCAGGCTTAATCGTCAAATATAGTGGGCGCGTGTTTCAGTCCCCTTGCGGGGTGTGGGTTAGGAAAGGGGTAATTGTTTAACAATTTACGCAAAACATCTCCATGGTTTCAGTCTCCTTGCGGGGTGTGGGTTAGGAAAGAGGAAAAAGCCTATTCACCGGATCTGTCGACCATTATGAAGGTTTCAGTCCCCTTGCGGGGTGTGGGTTAGGAAAGGTAGATTTAAAGGTTGCTAATACTATTACGCAATCTTATTGTTTCAGTCCCCTTGCGGGGTGTGGGTTAGGAAAGGATCTTTCTAACTATGAAGGCTCTTTACCACGAAGTATTAAACTGTTTCAGTCCCCTTGCGGGGTGTGGGTTAGGAAAGGGTTTCACAAAACTGTATTTAAACAAAAATAAACAAATAAGTTTCAGTCCCCTTGCGGGGTGTGGGTTAGGAAAGAGTTTGGAAAACTTTGAAGACGAGCTGAACGATCGCAGTTTCAGTCCCCTTGCGGGGTGTGGGTTAGGAAAGGGTACGAAAATGACCCTCAAGAAAACAATGTTGATCTGTTTCAGTCCCCTTGCGGGGTGTGGGTTAGGAAAGTTGAAATTCAGATTGTCGAATCCGTTGAATCCGTTGAATGTTTCAGTCCCCTTGCGGGGTGTGGGTTAGGAAAGTCCCGTTATCACTGACGATGTTGAATCGGGGGCAGGGTTTCAGTCCCCTTGCGGGGTGTGGGTTAGGAAAGTGTCGTAAAGGAGGTACGACGAGTGTTTCCTTAGCCTGTTTCAGTCCCCTTGCGGGGTGTGGGTTAGGAAAGGATTTTATTAGAATAAAAGCTGAATCATCTAAATTAATTAGTTTCAGTCCCCTTGCGGGGTGTGGGTTAGGAAAGCTTTGGTGCTACTGCACTGCCTCCGAATGGTATTGCATGTTTCAGTCCCCTTGCGGGGTGTGGGTTAGGAAAGATTCTCCCGCAAGGAGAAGTGGGTTACTGGAAGAAGCTGTTTCAGTCCCCTTGCGGGGTGTGGGTTAGGAAAGCTGAACGACCATCCATGTCTGTTGGAGCATGTTGTGTTTCAGTCCCCTTGCGGGGTGTGGGTTAGGAAAGATTCTCCCGCAAGGAGAAGTGGGTTACTGGAAGAAGCTGTTTCAGTCCCCTTGCGGGGTGTGGGTTAGGAAAGCTGAACGACCATCCATGTCTGTTGGAGCATGTTGTGTTTCAGTCCCCTTGCGGGGTGTGGGTTAGGAAAGTACAGATGATCAGTTTGTTCCCGTTCAAAAAAGCGTCGGTTTCAGTCCCCTTGCGGGGTGTGGGTTAGGAAAGATTTGGTTTGGTTTTCGGTATGCCTGTAAGCGCATCGTTTCAGTCCCCTTGCGGGGTGTGGGTTAGGAAAGACCATGTCTATTGACTACAACACAGTTCTAGCTGTTATTATTGTTTCAGTCCCCTTGCGGGGTGTGGGTTAGGAAAGGGGAACAAAAATATCCTATGATCCACGAGATATCAAAGTTTCAGTCCCCTTGCGGGGTGTGGGTTAGGAAAGCGGCACAACAGATGTTGGCTTTAAAGTTCTTGGACAGTTTCAGTCCCCTTGCGGGGTGTGGGTTAGGAAAGAAGCGGCAACGCTGGCATACCACTTATTGCAAAAATAGGGGTGTTTCAGTCCCCTTGCGGGGTGTGGGTTAGGAAAGGTGTTTTGACTCTGACATCGACAACACTAACATTGTTGGTGACGTTTCAGTCCCCTTGCGGGGTGTGGGTTAGGAAAGCCTTCTATTCATGCTATTTTCACTAGGGATTATTTCTGGTTTCAGTCCCCTTGCGGGGTGTGGGTTAGGAAAGTGTAATGCGATGTCGTGGAACCTAAGCAACCTAACGTTTCAGTCCCCTTGCGGGGTGTGGGTTAGGAAAGAATCCCAACGCTACAGTTGGTGACCTTGCGAATGAACTGGGCGTTTCAGTCCCCTTGCGGGGTGTGGGTTAGGAAAGAGACCCATTTTTGAGCCCTTGCTGTGACTGACTTTCAACCCCGTGATTTGCCATAGGTCGAAAATCAAGCGAAAATCGCACCCAAAAATCATCAAAATCGAAAAAAACAACGGCTAGAACCCTTGCTGTACAAGCATTTGCCATAGGTCAACGAAAGAATAGGGGTTTCAGCGATCTGCCTACCTATGGCAGCACAGCCGAATTACGCTAAGTTTACCTAAAAATTTCTCCACGCGACGGCATTTTTACATTAGATAATATAAAAATCTGGTGGTGGCTCAGGCGGAGAGCTGCCTAAAGTCAAAGCCCTTGACAAAGCGTCCGCAGGAATCCAATAAAATCGGACATTATCCTCCGTCACATCAATACGCTGCTCCACAGCACAGTGCAACGCTTGCATTTCCTGCCGCGTCAGAAAACACTCAAACACACTCTTTTGCACTCGCCGCCCATAACCCTCCAAAAAAGTCGCTAGCTTCGTTCGCCGCTTATTATCCGGAATATCGTAAACCACTAAAACCAACATCAGTAGACCTTGCGGTAGGGAACATAGGGAATATCGCTTAGTAATGCCTGCTTATAGCGCTGAATTTGTAGCTGAATAATCCGTCGATAAGAAACCGGAGACTGTACATCAGGGTGAGAAAGCTCCAGAGACAGCCGCTTCTCAAAATGCTTTAGGAAAGGACGACGCGCCACATCATTGAGATAAATACCGCCTTCTTTGTTCGGCCAAGTAAAATCCGTCGGCTTAAAAAACTTTTGATTAATCAGTCGCATCACCAAACTATCCACAATGGGCGACCGAAACTCCTCCACTAGATCGAAGGCGAGAAACATTTTCTTTTTCTCAGAACCATGCAAATGACCGAGATAAGGATTTAAACCCTCCGCCAAAAGCAAGCTCAAGACATTATTGAACAGAAGCGTATAACCAAAACTCAAAAGAGAATTAACCGGATCTTTCGGTGGACGACGATTACGCTGCTCAAAAGTAAAAGCCTCATTCGTAATGAGCTGCCCCAGAGCCTTGAAATAACGAGCTGCCCCTGCCCCCTCACAACCCCGAAGCGCATCTAACGCGGTCACTTGTTCCGCCGTAGCCATGTCATTATCTAGACCCTCAATAGCTTTCTGGACTACTTCGTTTTGACGCTTACGATTTAGTCGCCATAGTAAACGCTGAGAATTTGCCAACTTTCCAATCACAATATTTCGCGCCGTCTCTAACCGGAAAGACTCATCCCCTTGCCGCTGATATTGAGCCATTTCTACAGAGATATCATCATATTCCGCACTCCAGAGATGCCCCTTGTACTGACCCAACTGCGACAAAAACAACACCGGAATCTGTAGATCCAGACATTCCGTAATCACCGCCGTCGTGAGCTGAACATTCCCAAACACCAATAACCGTTTGACCTCCCGCGAGGGAATCTCAAAGAGCGTTTCTTTCGGCTCCTTCACCAGAAAACGCCCATGCTCCTTTTTGACCGTTGTGCCCTGATTGACCAAATACAACGTAGACATACCTTCCCTCCAGATAGACTCCTGTGAAATAATTTCAACCCGTTTTTCTTGCCGCACCCGATAGCCCAACACCACAAACAATGGCGGCGGGATGGGTTGCTGAGATTTTTTCAATGCATCGACTAAAGCCCCCTGTAGTGGCGAAGATTTACTGACCGGATCCGCATGGACAATGCGTAAATCCGCAATGCTCGGAACGTAGGATCCCCCTAAATCCCCCTTTGGAAGGGGGACTTGAGCTTTTTGGTGGGTGGCATAACCCGCTGAAACCCCTGACCGCCTAAGGCCACCTTTCCCAAGGAAAGATTGTTTGTGGCGTTGTTTATTTTTTTGTACTGGAACGACGAGATCGCCCACAAAAGCATGACCAAGAAACCGAAACCCATGCTTGAAATCAGTGAGGTGAGTTTTTTCCTGATGTAGCTGTAACCCCATTTCCCCTAACAGATCACTGACTTCTCGACGAACATTAATAATCTCCTTTTGCTTGCGCCCTAAAATCACAAAATCGTCTGCGTAACGCACCAATTTCAGGGATCTATCCAGAAATGCCTCATCAAAATCATCGAGATAAACATTCGCTAAAATCGGCGATACCACCGAACCTTGGGGAATCCCTTTCTGCGGTAACAGCAACCCTTCGGGTGTGAGTACCCCGACCGAAATCCACTGCTCGACTAAATGCAGCACTAATTCTGTGAAGGTTGCGGAGACGATTTTTCTGGGTAGCCGCTCTGCGACCTCTGCCAATAACCTTTGGTGCTCCACATTGTCGAAATATTGCACAATATCTGCGTCCAATACCCAGCGATAACCCCGCCGCTGCCAAGCAGAAATCTGATCGACCGCCATATGATGTGACCTTCCCGGTCGATAGGCAAAACTACAGGATTCAAACTGAGGCTCAAATACAGGGTGCAATACATTTAAAAGAGCCTGCTGTACTATCCGATCTCT
This genomic window from [Limnothrix rosea] IAM M-220 contains:
- the cas6 gene encoding CRISPR-associated endoribonuclease Cas6, encoding MAVQLDLMKLSKRKHTDMVGLRFELCAQQDFVLRAHYAKGLHAWFLNQIQDYNPPLSTYLHDGQSEKPFSMSRLGGGTVAENLRLVAGDRHEWSLHLLSPEAVDGVLAWLWAVKPSLLWLGSGKVTELTIERVSVSLQPNTYQGLWRKKLRDKVTLSFLSPTGFRRRGGHLPLPLPRNIFQSYLRRWQDFSGFAVETNNFLDWVDEFVVIRQHRIETRSVAAGKAGAVTGFIGSVQFAVRPEGKNQKNFWCLFSALGSFAPYCGTGHKTSFGLGFTVSGQVDLPVLIDLDEQLFLQRVESLRELFSAQRQKYQGDRTQRITELWALIFARRERGESLQDIAFDLGIHYETAKTYLKRARRSLSNLEYDHSE
- a CDS encoding DUF86 domain-containing protein, which encodes MSRNTPAREWRFYIDDMIRFTEKVQRYTQGLDQESFIQSELYYDATLRNLELIGEAATNIPQDVRAKYPVIPWRQIIATRNRIIHEYLGIDDDIIWSIITDEIPGLLVELQNLKQTDGI
- a CDS encoding nucleotidyltransferase family protein encodes the protein MTKQQVLDLLAENKALLQEQYGVTKLALFGSTARDTATDKSDVDILISFEGKATAKRYFGVLFHLEDLLNCPVDLVTENALRPELQPYIDAEKIYV
- the cas2 gene encoding CRISPR-associated endonuclease Cas2; translated protein: MLVLVVYDIPDNKRRTKLATFLEGYGRRVQKSVFECFLTRQEMQALHCAVEQRIDVTEDNVRFYWIPADALSRALTLGSSPPEPPPDFYII
- the cas1 gene encoding CRISPR-associated endonuclease Cas1; amino-acid sequence: MDSQLSAFLALANFQLAWEKVAANNGCAGVDGQSVAQFSRHESRNLARLRQSVSNGTYRALPLRQIFIPKKNKSWRSLRVPAVRDRIVQQALLNVLHPVFEPQFESCSFAYRPGRSHHMAVDQISAWQRRGYRWVLDADIVQYFDNVEHQRLLAEVAERLPRKIVSATFTELVLHLVEQWISVGVLTPEGLLLPQKGIPQGSVVSPILANVYLDDFDEAFLDRSLKLVRYADDFVILGRKQKEIINVRREVSDLLGEMGLQLHQEKTHLTDFKHGFRFLGHAFVGDLVVPVQKNKQRHKQSFLGKGGLRRSGVSAGYATHQKAQVPLPKGDLGGSYVPSIADLRIVHADPVSKSSPLQGALVDALKKSQQPIPPPLFVVLGYRVRQEKRVEIISQESIWREGMSTLYLVNQGTTVKKEHGRFLVKEPKETLFEIPSREVKRLLVFGNVQLTTAVITECLDLQIPVLFLSQLGQYKGHLWSAEYDDISVEMAQYQRQGDESFRLETARNIVIGKLANSQRLLWRLNRKRQNEVVQKAIEGLDNDMATAEQVTALDALRGCEGAGAARYFKALGQLITNEAFTFEQRNRRPPKDPVNSLLSFGYTLLFNNVLSLLLAEGLNPYLGHLHGSEKKKMFLAFDLVEEFRSPIVDSLVMRLINQKFFKPTDFTWPNKEGGIYLNDVARRPFLKHFEKRLSLELSHPDVQSPVSYRRIIQLQIQRYKQALLSDIPYVPYRKVY